In the genome of cyanobacterium endosymbiont of Braarudosphaera bigelowii, one region contains:
- a CDS encoding pyridoxal phosphate-dependent aminotransferase has translation MNQLAARVKQITPSITLGIAAKAKQMKTQGIDIYNLSSGEPDFDTPQHIKNSAILALQEGKTKYGPVSGELALKEALVNKLKEDNGLDYTPDNIIVTNGGKHSLFNLMLALIESGDEVIIPAPYWLSYPEMVRLAKGIPVIVETKAETNYKITPEQLLKAITPKTKLFILNSPSNPTGAVYTYQELKKLAEIIIKYDIWIVSDEIYEKILYSKTKHISIGALGKDILRKTIISNGFSKSYAMTGWRLGYLAGPSNLIKAVSTVQSHSTSNVCTFAQYGAIAALKEKESSACVQEMLNAFTNRRNSVLKRVASIPQISCPIPMGAFYVFIDISQISKNSIQFSNDLLEKYQVAVIPGQAFGNDDCIRVSYAADLISIKKGMDRIEEFINTL, from the coding sequence ATGAATCAACTAGCAGCAAGAGTAAAGCAAATTACTCCCTCGATAACCCTTGGTATTGCTGCTAAAGCTAAACAGATGAAAACACAAGGCATAGATATCTATAATCTTAGTTCAGGAGAACCAGATTTTGATACACCTCAACATATTAAAAACTCAGCAATATTAGCTTTACAGGAAGGAAAGACTAAGTATGGTCCTGTATCAGGTGAATTAGCATTAAAAGAAGCTTTAGTAAATAAACTAAAAGAAGATAACGGACTTGATTACACTCCTGATAATATTATCGTAACAAATGGAGGTAAGCATTCATTATTTAATTTAATGTTAGCTCTGATAGAAAGTGGAGATGAAGTAATTATTCCTGCTCCATATTGGCTTAGTTATCCTGAAATGGTTAGACTAGCGAAAGGTATACCTGTTATTGTAGAAACTAAAGCAGAAACAAATTATAAAATTACACCGGAACAGTTATTAAAGGCTATTACTCCAAAAACAAAATTATTTATTCTTAATTCTCCCTCTAATCCTACTGGTGCAGTCTATACATATCAAGAACTTAAAAAGTTAGCAGAAATAATTATAAAATATGATATATGGATTGTTTCTGATGAAATTTATGAAAAAATTTTATACTCTAAAACAAAACACATCAGTATTGGAGCACTAGGAAAAGATATTCTTAGAAAAACAATTATTAGTAATGGATTTTCTAAAAGTTATGCTATGACAGGATGGCGTTTAGGTTATTTGGCTGGTCCTAGTAACTTAATTAAGGCTGTTAGTACTGTTCAAAGCCATAGTACTTCTAATGTCTGCACTTTTGCTCAATATGGAGCCATTGCTGCACTGAAAGAGAAAGAATCTTCAGCATGTGTTCAGGAAATGTTAAATGCTTTTACTAATCGTCGTAACAGCGTCCTTAAAAGAGTTGCATCAATTCCTCAAATAAGCTGTCCCATTCCAATGGGAGCATTCTATGTATTTATTGATATTAGTCAAATAAGCAAAAATTCTATACAATTTTCAAATGATTTGTTGGAAAAATATCAAGTTGCTGTTATTCCAGGACAAGCATTTGGTAATGATGATTGTATACGTGTTTCTTATGCTGCTGACTTAATATCTATTAAAAAAGGAATGGATAGAATAGAAGAATTCATCAATACACTTTAA
- a CDS encoding NADH-quinone oxidoreductase subunit M encodes MPVLSCLIWLPLLSAILIIFFFKQQDNDYCRLFAIFISVILLALTIAIGFKFNVSNPEIQFYESFLWIDRIGLNYSLGIDGLSLPLVCLNNFLTLITIYSSSKNIQRQRFYYGLILILNSGISGAFLSQDLLLFFIFYELETIPLYFLLVIWGGIKRDYASIKFLIYTSISGIFIFISFLGLVWLSGIPTFNYWSLRFHSLSPTHQLFLLIPLLVGLSIKIPIVPFHAWLPDTHVEASTPVSILLAGVLLKLGTYGLLRFGVGLFTDAWIYLSPMLATLAVISALYGAFCAIAQKDMKKVVAYSSISHMAYVLLALSANTSLSLNAAVFQMISHGLISALLFFLVGIVYEKTGSRDVDFLSGLFNSQNGLPITGSLIILGVMASSGIPGMIGFIAEFLVFRGSFPVFPIQTLLCLIGSGLTAVYFLLMVNRVFFGRLTPRLIDIPRIYWSERSPALLLAVLIIMLGIQPSWLLRWSETSINTLLIR; translated from the coding sequence TTGCCAGTTCTTAGTTGCTTAATTTGGTTACCTTTATTAAGTGCTATTTTAATAATATTTTTTTTTAAACAGCAAGATAATGACTATTGTCGTTTATTTGCTATTTTCATATCAGTCATCTTATTAGCCTTAACTATAGCTATTGGCTTTAAATTTAATGTAAGCAATCCCGAAATACAATTCTATGAATCTTTTCTTTGGATAGATAGAATTGGTTTAAACTATAGTCTCGGAATCGATGGGTTATCATTACCTTTGGTATGTCTCAATAATTTTCTTACTTTAATTACTATTTATAGCAGTAGTAAAAATATCCAAAGACAAAGGTTTTACTACGGACTAATATTGATTTTAAACAGCGGTATCTCTGGAGCTTTCTTATCACAGGATTTACTCTTATTTTTTATTTTTTATGAGTTAGAAACTATTCCACTATATTTTTTACTTGTAATTTGGGGAGGGATAAAACGTGATTATGCTTCTATTAAGTTTCTAATATATACATCTATTTCTGGAATTTTCATTTTTATATCTTTCTTGGGATTGGTATGGTTATCAGGTATACCTACATTTAATTACTGGTCTTTGCGTTTTCATTCTCTATCTCCTACACATCAGCTGTTTCTATTAATTCCATTATTGGTAGGCTTAAGCATTAAAATTCCTATTGTTCCCTTTCATGCTTGGCTACCAGATACACATGTAGAAGCTTCAACTCCTGTTTCAATTTTATTAGCTGGAGTCTTACTAAAACTAGGTACCTACGGGTTATTACGTTTTGGCGTTGGCTTATTTACAGATGCATGGATATATTTGTCTCCTATGTTGGCAACTTTAGCTGTTATTAGTGCATTATATGGAGCTTTTTGTGCCATAGCACAAAAAGATATGAAAAAAGTGGTCGCTTATTCTTCTATCTCTCACATGGCTTATGTTTTGTTAGCATTATCTGCAAACACTTCATTAAGTTTGAATGCTGCTGTTTTTCAAATGATCAGTCATGGATTAATCTCTGCCTTATTATTTTTTCTTGTGGGAATTGTTTATGAAAAAACAGGTAGTCGTGATGTAGACTTTTTATCTGGTTTATTCAACTCACAGAACGGATTACCTATTACAGGAAGCTTAATTATTCTTGGAGTAATGGCGAGTTCTGGTATTCCTGGGATGATTGGTTTTATTGCAGAATTTCTTGTATTTCGAGGTAGTTTTCCTGTTTTTCCAATTCAAACTTTGCTCTGTTTGATAGGTAGTGGACTAACCGCAGTATATTTTTTATTGATGGTAAATCGTGTTTTTTTTGGAAGATTAACTCCAAGATTAATTGATATTCCTCGTATATACTGGTCTGAGCGTTCTCCAGCATTGCTTTTAGCAGTTTTAATTATAATGTTAGGAATTCAACCAAGCTGGTTATTACGTTGGAGTGAAACCTCAATAAATACTTTGTTAATAAGATAA
- a CDS encoding NAD(P)H-quinone oxidoreductase subunit F — protein sequence MSIFFLYSSWLIPFYGLIGTLFSLPWSINITLRIGPLFGAYLNLLMSCLAFIHSSFAFILIWGKPVKHLAFDWLNIANLHLSLSVELSPISLGALELITCISFLSQVYALGYMEKDWSLARFLGMMGIFEASLGGIALSDSLLLSYGLLEILTLSTYLLVGFWYAQPLVQTAARDAFLTKRVGDIIFFMGLVALSSYGEGLTFSELETWALNTSVSTLNITLLGLSLIAGLTGKCAQFPLNLWLDKAMEGPNPASIMRNSIVVSAGAYVLIKLQPLFALSSTSSNVLVILGVVTGIGTSLIAMAQIDIKRALCHSTSTYLGLVFIAAGLGHVDIAFLLIYAHSIPKALLFMSAGSVIFTTNSQNITEMGGLWSRMPVTTVAFLVGLTGLIASFPMGMFWTWRSWLDGYWGISPYLLVTLLIINTLCAFNLTRVFCTVFLGTFQNKTKRTPEVTWFMSFPMVVLIVFVLIEPIIPIRWKSELSPVFTILTNYPSVISPVCLLIIVSGLFGCLFGTAYTVSRKRSTNLWLHFFQNIFAHDFYLEQVYAVTVVSLVKNISWITSWFDSYIVDGLNNLISYIVFFSSSILKYSSSGQLQLYVLTICSGLWFSILVWFLFKNQLLLISNVTSINSLC from the coding sequence ATGAGTATTTTTTTTCTGTATAGTAGCTGGCTAATTCCTTTTTATGGTTTGATAGGTACACTATTTTCCCTACCTTGGTCAATCAATATTACTCTCAGAATTGGTCCTCTTTTTGGAGCTTATTTAAATTTATTAATGAGTTGCCTAGCATTTATCCATAGTTCCTTTGCTTTTATCCTAATTTGGGGAAAACCAGTTAAACATTTAGCCTTTGATTGGCTAAATATAGCTAATTTACATCTATCTTTATCTGTTGAATTGTCTCCAATTAGCTTGGGAGCTTTAGAGCTTATTACTTGTATTAGCTTTTTATCTCAAGTTTATGCTTTAGGTTATATGGAAAAAGATTGGTCGCTAGCGCGTTTTTTGGGAATGATGGGAATTTTTGAAGCATCTTTAGGAGGTATCGCCCTTAGTGATTCTTTATTATTAAGTTATGGACTTTTAGAAATTTTAACTTTATCTACATATCTTTTAGTAGGTTTTTGGTATGCTCAACCATTAGTACAAACAGCAGCAAGAGATGCATTTTTAACTAAAAGAGTAGGAGATATAATTTTCTTTATGGGATTGGTAGCTTTATCAAGCTACGGAGAAGGGTTAACTTTTTCTGAATTAGAAACTTGGGCTTTAAATACTTCAGTGTCCACGTTAAATATAACTTTATTGGGATTATCGCTTATTGCAGGATTAACAGGTAAATGTGCTCAGTTTCCTCTAAATTTATGGTTGGATAAAGCTATGGAAGGACCTAATCCTGCGAGCATTATGAGAAACTCTATAGTTGTATCTGCTGGAGCTTATGTCCTTATCAAGCTCCAACCACTTTTTGCTTTATCCTCAACATCCTCTAATGTATTAGTTATTTTAGGAGTTGTTACTGGTATTGGTACTTCCTTAATAGCTATGGCTCAAATAGATATTAAAAGAGCTTTATGTCACTCTACAAGTACCTATTTAGGTTTAGTATTTATTGCTGCTGGTTTAGGTCATGTTGATATTGCTTTCTTATTAATTTACGCACATTCAATTCCAAAAGCACTTTTATTTATGAGTGCTGGGTCTGTTATCTTCACTACAAATAGCCAGAATATTACAGAAATGGGAGGTCTCTGGTCAAGAATGCCAGTTACAACTGTTGCTTTTCTTGTCGGTTTAACTGGTTTGATCGCGTCGTTCCCTATGGGAATGTTTTGGACATGGAGAAGTTGGCTTGATGGTTATTGGGGTATTTCTCCTTACTTACTAGTTACTTTATTAATAATTAATACTTTATGTGCTTTTAATCTGACTAGAGTTTTTTGTACTGTTTTTTTAGGAACTTTTCAAAATAAAACTAAACGAACACCAGAAGTTACTTGGTTTATGTCGTTCCCAATGGTAGTTTTAATAGTTTTTGTTTTAATTGAGCCTATAATACCTATTCGCTGGAAATCAGAACTTTCTCCAGTGTTTACAATATTAACTAATTATCCATCTGTAATTAGTCCAGTATGTCTTCTAATTATTGTATCAGGTTTGTTTGGATGTTTGTTCGGGACTGCATATACAGTATCTAGGAAAAGATCTACCAATTTATGGTTACATTTCTTTCAAAATATATTTGCTCATGATTTTTACTTAGAACAGGTTTATGCTGTGACTGTTGTAAGCTTAGTTAAAAATATTTCGTGGATCACATCCTGGTTTGACAGTTATATTGTTGATGGACTGAATAATTTAATTAGTTATATAGTTTTCTTTAGTAGTAGTATTTTAAAATATTCTAGTTCAGGACAATTACAATTATATGTGTTAACAATATGTTCAGGATTATGGTTTAGTATACTAGTATGGTTTCTGTTTAAGAATCAATTACTATTAATTTCTAACGTTACTTCGATTAACTCATTATGTTAA